A DNA window from Actinomadura luzonensis contains the following coding sequences:
- the dhaL gene encoding dihydroxyacetone kinase subunit DhaL, with protein sequence MGTTSGESAGSGSGAESGQGAVGGLAAGLFVAWFEEAARLVRRDRDRLTALDAAIGDADHGTNLDRGLTEVVKALGETPPESAAQVFAVAGATLIRKVGGAAGPLYGSVFRQMGRMIEEPVTLAGFAGAFEAGVVALERLGKAALGDKTMVDALVPAARALALALRDGVGAREAFELAARAAAEGAEGTIPMQARKGRASYLGERSVGHEDPGAASSALFMAALATVTAKA encoded by the coding sequence ATGGGCACGACGAGCGGCGAGAGCGCGGGGAGCGGATCGGGCGCGGAGAGCGGGCAGGGCGCGGTGGGCGGTCTGGCGGCCGGGCTGTTCGTGGCGTGGTTCGAGGAGGCGGCGAGGCTGGTGCGGCGCGACCGGGACCGGCTGACCGCGCTGGACGCCGCGATCGGCGACGCCGACCACGGCACGAACCTGGACCGCGGCCTCACCGAGGTCGTCAAGGCGCTCGGCGAGACGCCTCCGGAGTCGGCGGCGCAGGTGTTCGCGGTGGCCGGGGCGACGCTGATCCGCAAGGTGGGCGGCGCGGCGGGGCCGCTGTACGGGTCGGTGTTCCGGCAGATGGGGCGGATGATCGAGGAGCCGGTGACGCTGGCGGGGTTCGCGGGGGCGTTCGAGGCGGGGGTGGTGGCGCTGGAACGGCTCGGCAAGGCCGCCCTCGGGGACAAGACCATGGTGGACGCGCTGGTCCCGGCCGCACGGGCGCTGGCGCTGGCGCTGCGGGACGGAGTGGGGGCGCGGGAGGCGTTCGAGCTGGCGGCGCGGGCGGCCGCCGAAGGGGCGGAGGGCACGATCCCGATGCAGGCGCGCAAGGGGCGGGCCAGTTACCTGGGCGAGCGCAGCGTCGGGCACGAGGATCCGGGGGCGGCGTCGTCGGCCCTGTTCATGGCGGCCCTGGCGACGGTGACGGCCAAGGCATGA
- a CDS encoding thiamine pyrophosphate-binding protein, whose protein sequence is MIVAEAVGHALAGCGVRTVFGVVGSGNFHVTNALVAGGARFVAARHEGGAATMADAYARMSGEVGVLSVHQGPGLTNAVTGLAEAAKSRTPLVVLAGEAAERRSNFHIDQDALVRAVGVVPMRVTSGEEAGQRAVEAYRTAATERRTVLLNLPLDVQAQPCPGTVAADARTPPLSAGTDESLPLAAELDALAGLLAGSSRPVFVAGRGARHARRELEALAERTGALLATSAVARGLFRGSPWDLDVSGGFATPLAAELITGADLVIGWGCALTMWTTRHGSLVPADGQVAQVDLDPAALGAHMPVDLGVTGDVAAVATALAARVPAAAGYRTPGLAGRVRAEGRWRDVPYEDRGAGGRIDPRTLTIGLDDLLPAERILAVDSGNFMGYPSMFLDVPDENGFCFTQAFQSIGLGLASAIGAAVARPDRLPVAALGDGGALMSAAELETVVRLGLPMVVVIYDDEAYGAEVHHFGPHGHPLDTVTFPPADLAAIARGHGFAAVTVTQEADLAGVADWLKGPRDRPLLVHAKVTRDRGAWWLEEAFKGH, encoded by the coding sequence GTGATCGTCGCCGAGGCCGTGGGCCACGCCCTCGCCGGGTGCGGCGTGCGCACGGTCTTCGGCGTCGTCGGCAGCGGCAACTTCCACGTCACCAACGCCCTGGTCGCGGGCGGGGCGCGGTTCGTCGCGGCCCGGCACGAGGGCGGCGCGGCCACCATGGCCGACGCCTACGCCCGGATGAGCGGCGAGGTCGGCGTCCTGTCCGTGCACCAGGGGCCGGGCCTCACCAACGCCGTGACCGGGCTCGCCGAGGCCGCCAAGAGCCGCACGCCGCTCGTCGTCCTCGCGGGCGAGGCCGCCGAGCGCCGCTCCAACTTCCACATCGACCAGGACGCGCTGGTGCGGGCCGTGGGCGTGGTGCCGATGCGGGTGACGTCGGGGGAGGAGGCCGGGCAGCGGGCGGTCGAGGCGTACCGGACGGCGGCCACGGAACGCCGCACGGTCCTGCTGAACCTGCCCCTCGACGTGCAGGCCCAGCCCTGCCCCGGCACTGTCGCCGCTGACGCGCGGACCCCGCCCCTCTCCGCCGGGACGGACGAGAGCCTGCCCCTCGCCGCCGAGCTGGACGCGCTGGCGGGCCTGCTCGCCGGGTCGTCGCGGCCGGTGTTCGTCGCCGGCCGGGGCGCCCGCCACGCGCGGCGGGAGCTGGAGGCGCTCGCCGAGCGGACCGGGGCGCTCCTCGCCACCTCGGCCGTCGCCCGCGGCCTGTTCCGGGGCAGCCCGTGGGACCTCGACGTGTCCGGCGGCTTCGCCACGCCGCTGGCCGCCGAGCTGATCACCGGGGCCGACCTCGTCATCGGCTGGGGCTGCGCGCTCACCATGTGGACCACCAGGCACGGCTCGCTCGTCCCCGCCGACGGCCAGGTCGCCCAGGTCGACCTCGATCCCGCCGCCCTCGGCGCGCACATGCCCGTGGACCTGGGCGTCACCGGCGACGTGGCCGCCGTCGCCACCGCCCTGGCCGCCCGCGTCCCGGCCGCCGCCGGCTACCGCACGCCCGGCCTCGCCGGGCGGGTCCGCGCCGAGGGCCGCTGGCGCGACGTCCCGTACGAGGACCGCGGCGCCGGCGGCCGCATCGACCCGCGCACGCTCACCATCGGCCTGGACGACCTCCTGCCCGCCGAGCGGATCCTGGCCGTCGACAGCGGCAACTTCATGGGCTACCCGTCGATGTTCCTCGACGTGCCCGACGAGAACGGGTTCTGCTTCACCCAGGCGTTCCAGTCCATCGGCCTCGGCCTGGCCAGCGCGATCGGCGCCGCCGTGGCCCGGCCCGACCGGCTGCCGGTCGCCGCGCTCGGCGACGGCGGGGCGCTCATGAGCGCCGCCGAGCTGGAGACCGTCGTCCGGCTCGGGCTGCCGATGGTGGTCGTGATCTACGACGACGAGGCGTACGGGGCGGAGGTCCACCACTTCGGGCCGCACGGCCACCCGCTGGACACCGTCACCTTCCCGCCCGCCGACCTGGCCGCCATCGCCCGCGGGCACGGCTTCGCCGCCGTGACCGTCACCCAGGAGGCGGACCTCGCGGGCGTGGCCGACTGGCTCAAGGGGCCGCGCGACCGGCCGCTGCTCGTGCACGCCAAGGTCACGCGGGACCGGGGGGCGTGGTGGCTGGAGGAGGCGTTCAAGGGCCACTAG
- the dhaK gene encoding dihydroxyacetone kinase subunit DhaK has translation MKKLINTAGSVVEDALNGMAAAHPSLRVRDQVVYRAEGPRPGKVGLVSGGGSGHEPLHAGFVGHGMLDAACPGEVFTSPVPDQIIDATKAVDGGAGVLHIVKNYTGDVLNFEMAAELVEGVEVASVLVDDDVAVQDSLYTAGRRGTGATLFVEKIAGALAEEGAPLAEVAAVAREVDERSRSFGIALTSCTTPHAGKPTFDLPDDQVELGIGIHGEPGRARAPMGTARELAGIAMEAVHGDLPLSGDLLVLVNGMGGTPLMELYVVFAEVASFIEGKGARVARSLVGNYVTSLDMQGFSVSVCRLDDALTRLWDAPVETPGLRWGR, from the coding sequence ATGAAGAAGCTCATCAACACGGCAGGATCCGTCGTTGAGGACGCGCTGAACGGCATGGCCGCGGCTCACCCGTCGCTGCGGGTCCGCGACCAGGTGGTCTACCGCGCGGAGGGGCCGCGGCCCGGCAAGGTCGGGCTGGTGTCGGGCGGCGGCTCCGGGCACGAGCCGCTGCACGCGGGGTTCGTCGGCCACGGCATGCTGGACGCGGCCTGCCCGGGTGAGGTCTTCACCTCGCCGGTGCCCGACCAGATCATCGACGCGACGAAGGCCGTGGACGGCGGCGCGGGCGTGCTGCACATCGTGAAGAACTACACCGGCGACGTGCTCAACTTCGAGATGGCCGCCGAGCTGGTCGAGGGCGTCGAGGTGGCGAGCGTGCTGGTGGACGACGACGTCGCCGTCCAGGACTCCCTCTACACGGCCGGGCGGCGCGGCACGGGCGCGACCCTGTTCGTGGAGAAGATCGCGGGCGCGCTGGCCGAGGAGGGCGCGCCGCTGGCCGAGGTGGCGGCGGTGGCCCGGGAGGTGGACGAGCGCAGCCGTTCGTTCGGGATCGCGCTGACCTCCTGTACGACCCCGCACGCCGGCAAGCCCACCTTCGACCTGCCGGACGACCAGGTGGAGCTGGGCATCGGCATCCACGGCGAGCCGGGACGCGCCCGCGCGCCGATGGGCACCGCGCGCGAGCTGGCCGGCATCGCGATGGAGGCCGTCCACGGGGACCTGCCGCTGAGCGGCGACCTGCTCGTCCTGGTCAACGGCATGGGCGGGACGCCGCTGATGGAGCTGTACGTGGTGTTCGCCGAGGTCGCCTCGTTCATCGAGGGGAAGGGCGCGCGGGTGGCGCGCTCGCTGGTCGGGAACTACGTGACGAGCCTCGACATGCAGGGCTTCTCCGTCTCGGTGTGCCGGCTCGACGACGCGCTGACCCGCCTGTGGGACGCGCCGGTCGAGACGCCGGGGCTGCGCTGGGGGCGTTGA
- a CDS encoding lysophospholipid acyltransferase family protein codes for MAEIVYPPVIAAARTFFRALDIRFHLEGTENVPRSGGAVLVSNHISYLDFIFAGWAAHPSRRLVRFMAKQAVFEHPVSGPLMRGMHHIPVDREAGAGSYATALRMLKAGEVVGVFAEATISRSFTVKEIKNGAIRMAQATNVPVIPVALWGSQRFWTKGRPRKLLQRHIPLTVLVGEPMHPKRGEDVNKHTTVLHERISELVDRAQRTYPEIPPGVWWQPAHLGGTAPTPEEAAALDAAEAAARSTKDRPDSPS; via the coding sequence ATGGCTGAGATCGTGTACCCGCCGGTGATCGCCGCCGCGCGGACCTTCTTTCGCGCGCTCGACATCCGCTTCCACCTGGAGGGCACCGAGAACGTGCCGCGGAGCGGCGGAGCGGTGCTGGTGAGCAACCACATCAGCTACCTCGACTTCATCTTCGCCGGATGGGCCGCCCACCCGTCGCGGCGGCTGGTGCGCTTCATGGCCAAGCAGGCCGTCTTCGAGCACCCCGTCTCGGGGCCGCTCATGCGTGGCATGCACCACATCCCGGTCGATCGGGAGGCGGGGGCGGGCTCGTACGCGACCGCGCTGCGCATGCTCAAGGCCGGCGAGGTGGTGGGCGTCTTCGCTGAGGCGACGATCAGCCGCTCGTTCACCGTCAAGGAGATCAAGAACGGCGCCATCCGGATGGCCCAGGCCACGAACGTGCCGGTCATCCCGGTGGCGCTGTGGGGCAGCCAGCGCTTCTGGACCAAGGGCCGGCCCCGCAAGCTGCTCCAGCGGCACATCCCGCTGACCGTGCTGGTGGGGGAGCCCATGCACCCCAAGCGCGGCGAGGACGTCAACAAGCACACGACGGTGCTGCACGAGCGCATCTCGGAGCTGGTGGACCGGGCGCAGCGGACGTACCCGGAGATCCCGCCGGGGGTGTGGTGGCAGCCCGCCCACCTCGGCGGCACCGCTCCGACCCCGGAGGAGGCCGCCGCCCTGGACGCCGCCGAGGCCGCCGCCCGCTCCACGAAGGACCGCCCCGACTCCCCGTCCTGA
- the dhaM gene encoding dihydroxyacetone kinase phosphoryl donor subunit DhaM, producing the protein MAGVHEDGAGRGGGGVMVGLVLVSHSAGLAREVVALVRGIAGPEVPVAAAGGTEDGGLGTSLDLIEAAVRGVEQGDGVLIVPDLGSSVLTARLLAEPGRIVLADVPFVEGAVAAAVAADAGLPLPDVLAAAEEARTFRKL; encoded by the coding sequence ATGGCGGGCGTCCATGAGGACGGGGCCGGGCGGGGCGGGGGTGGTGTGATGGTGGGGCTGGTGCTGGTGTCGCACAGCGCGGGGCTGGCGCGGGAGGTCGTGGCGCTGGTGCGGGGCATCGCGGGCCCCGAGGTGCCGGTCGCGGCGGCCGGCGGCACGGAGGACGGCGGGCTGGGGACCAGCCTCGACCTGATCGAGGCCGCCGTGCGCGGCGTGGAGCAGGGCGACGGCGTGCTGATCGTGCCCGACCTCGGCAGCTCGGTGCTGACCGCCCGGCTGCTGGCGGAGCCGGGCCGGATCGTGCTGGCGGACGTGCCGTTCGTGGAGGGCGCGGTGGCGGCGGCGGTCGCGGCGGACGCCGGCCTGCCGCTGCCGGACGTCCTGGCCGCCGCCGAGGAGGCCCGCACCTTCCGCAAGCTCTAG
- a CDS encoding serine/threonine-protein kinase codes for MRKIGGRYLLHEEAGRGGMGVVWRAFDQLLHRTVALKELTLAGEVEMVRRRVLREARMAAGLTHPNIVTVHDLIEEGGKLWIVMEYLDGLSLHQLLSQVGTLPAQSVAAIGQHLLAALRTAHQAGVLHRDVKPANVMLTGDRVVLTDFGIATAEGDIRMTTSRRLRGTPAFMAPERLHGGPASKEADMWSFGATLYSAVEGQPPYPGQDAATVLGMARSGPYPPPRRAGVMRPLLEGLLHHDPVRRYTPEQTAGLLAGMRASAYQAAI; via the coding sequence ATGCGGAAGATCGGCGGACGGTACCTCCTGCACGAGGAGGCCGGTCGTGGGGGTATGGGAGTCGTCTGGCGTGCGTTCGATCAGCTCCTCCACCGTACGGTGGCGCTCAAGGAGCTGACCTTGGCCGGTGAGGTCGAGATGGTACGCCGCCGGGTGCTGCGTGAGGCCAGGATGGCTGCTGGGCTGACGCATCCCAACATCGTCACGGTTCACGACCTCATCGAGGAGGGCGGCAAGCTCTGGATCGTGATGGAGTACCTCGACGGGCTCTCCTTGCACCAGCTGCTGTCGCAGGTCGGCACACTCCCGGCGCAGTCGGTCGCGGCCATCGGGCAGCACCTGCTCGCCGCGCTGCGCACGGCCCACCAGGCCGGGGTGCTGCATCGCGACGTCAAACCCGCCAACGTCATGCTGACCGGCGACCGGGTGGTGCTGACCGACTTCGGCATCGCCACGGCCGAGGGCGACATCCGCATGACGACGTCGCGGCGGCTGCGCGGCACGCCCGCCTTCATGGCGCCCGAGCGCCTGCACGGCGGGCCGGCCAGCAAGGAGGCCGACATGTGGTCCTTCGGCGCCACGCTCTACAGCGCGGTCGAGGGGCAGCCTCCCTACCCGGGCCAGGACGCGGCGACGGTCCTCGGCATGGCGCGCAGCGGGCCCTACCCGCCGCCGCGCCGGGCGGGCGTGATGCGTCCCCTGCTCGAAGGGCTGCTGCACCACGACCCGGTGCGCCGGTACACGCCCGAGCAGACGGCGGGGTTGCTGGCGGGCATGCGGGCCAGCGCCTACCAGGCGGCCATCTGA
- a CDS encoding cytochrome P450, with protein sequence MERVDVVYSPYDPSTNDDPYPVYTRLRREAPLYHNSELGFYALSRHADVAAALVDSARYSSDHGPMIDAGAWTPQARAYLSFVAMDPPDHTRMRGVVSRAFTPRRVAALEPMIRDIARAYIEDGLAKGTFDFAADLAAKLPLDVISELMGVPSSRRVKVRRTESVLLKHDLAATLTEAGLRGLLMLGDHYASIVAQRRAEPRDDLVSALAADGDLTDEEIVAFLFLLIGAGSETTTHLLCAAWYWAWRNPEQRATAFDGGVPQWVEESLRYDTPAHGTARRLTEPTELYGTLVPANAKMWLLVGSANRDEEVFPDPDVYDLGRDTSRGISFGVGRHFCLGAALARLEGRVTLEELTKAVAPGYHVHEEGIRRTTHGNVRGMVSLPTTVRPA encoded by the coding sequence GTGGAACGGGTGGATGTCGTCTACAGCCCGTACGATCCGTCGACCAACGACGATCCGTACCCCGTCTACACCCGGTTACGCCGCGAAGCGCCGCTCTACCACAACTCTGAGCTCGGCTTCTACGCCCTGTCCCGGCACGCCGACGTCGCCGCCGCCCTGGTCGACAGCGCCCGCTACTCCAGCGACCACGGCCCCATGATCGACGCCGGCGCCTGGACGCCGCAGGCCCGCGCCTACCTGTCGTTCGTGGCGATGGACCCGCCCGACCACACCCGCATGCGGGGGGTCGTGTCCAGGGCGTTCACGCCGCGCCGCGTCGCCGCCCTCGAACCCATGATCCGTGACATCGCCCGCGCCTACATCGAGGACGGCCTGGCCAAGGGGACGTTCGACTTCGCCGCCGACCTCGCCGCCAAGCTGCCGCTCGACGTGATCAGCGAGCTGATGGGCGTGCCGTCGTCGCGGCGGGTCAAGGTGCGGCGCACCGAGAGCGTCCTGCTCAAGCACGACCTCGCCGCGACCCTCACCGAGGCCGGGCTGCGGGGCCTGCTGATGCTCGGCGACCACTACGCCTCCATCGTCGCGCAACGCCGCGCCGAGCCGCGCGACGACCTCGTCTCCGCGCTCGCCGCCGACGGCGACCTGACCGACGAGGAGATCGTGGCGTTCCTGTTCCTGCTGATCGGCGCGGGCTCGGAGACCACGACCCACCTGCTGTGCGCCGCCTGGTACTGGGCCTGGCGCAACCCCGAGCAGCGCGCGACCGCCTTCGACGGCGGCGTGCCGCAGTGGGTGGAGGAGTCGCTGCGCTACGACACTCCCGCGCACGGCACCGCCCGCCGGCTGACCGAGCCCACCGAGCTGTACGGGACGCTCGTGCCGGCGAACGCCAAGATGTGGCTCCTCGTCGGCTCCGCGAACCGGGACGAAGAGGTCTTCCCGGACCCTGACGTCTACGACCTCGGCCGCGACACCTCCCGCGGCATCAGCTTCGGCGTCGGCCGCCACTTCTGCCTCGGCGCCGCCCTGGCCCGGCTGGAGGGCCGCGTGACGCTGGAGGAGCTCACCAAGGCCGTCGCGCCCGGCTACCACGTCCACGAGGAGGGCATCCGCCGCACCACCCACGGCAACGTCCGGGGCATGGTCAGCCTCCCGACCACCGTCAGACCAGCCTGA